CGAACTACCGAAGAATTCTTTGATAGCCGCTGCCACAGGACGAATATTGATCAGCGCCTGAGGAGTGATCGATTCCATATCCTGAATCGTCATACGCTCACGTACAACACGTTCCATACGTGACAGACCGATTCTAAATTGATTTTGTAAAAGTTCACCGACTGAACGGATACGTCTATTACCAAGGTGATCGATATCATCCGTGTTACCGATGTTATGAGGCATGTTTAGAATATAACTGATCGACGCGATAATATCGTCAATGAGAATGTGTTTAGGAACCAGTTCGTTTTTACGTTCTTTAACAAGTTCGATTCGCTCATCTTCATCGTCAGTCGCTTCAAGAATTTCTTTTAACACAGGGAAGTAAACTTTTTTCTCCATGTGTGGATCTTTTATGTCAATGTACTTTGTGATATCCACAAAATGGTTACCGATGATCTTTACGACTTTGTCGTCATCGCCATAAACAAGCGCGGTCTTGCAACCTGAATCATCAATGGTGTACGCTTTTGCGCGTGTGATCAATTCGCCCTCTTCAACCAAAACTTCACCGGTCATAGGGGAAACGATACGTTCAGCAGCGACTCTACCATCTATACGGTTCGAAAGAGACAGCTTTTTAGTGAACTTGTAACGACCCACTTTAGCTAAGTCATAACGTTTCGCATCAAAGAATAAGGAATTAAGCAGATTGTTTGCACTGTCGACTGTCGGTGGCTCACCTGGACGAAGTTTCTTGTATACTTCGATAAGACCCTCTTCTTGAGTCGAAGAACTATCTTTATCAAGTGTCTTCAACAGACGCTCATCTTCACCGAACAGCTCTAAGATTTCCTGATCCGATCCGTAACCAAGCGCTCTAGCAAGAACGGTAACAGGCAACTTACGAGTACGGTCGATTCTAACCGATACGATATCGTTGGAATCCGTCTCATACTCAAGCCATGCACCCCTGTTAGGAATAACAGTTGTCGCATAAAGTTTTGTACCCACTTTGTCAATTGTTTGAGAATAGTAAGGACCTGGTGAACGAACTAGCTGAGATACGATAACACGCTCAGCACCGTTGATGATGAATGTACCTTTCTCTGTCATCAGAGGAAAATCACCCATAAATACTTTTTGTTCTTTTACTTCTCCAGTTTCTTTGTTGATGAATCTAAGTTGAACTTTTAAAGGAACAGCATAGTTAACATCACGTTCTTTACATTCTTCCACTTCGTACTTTGGAGTCATTTCCAAATTGTAGTCGCAGAATTCTAAAATCAAGTTGCCAGTGTAGTCCTGTATAGGCGAGATATCTTGGAAAGCTTCCATTAGACCTTGCTCTAAGAACCATTGATACGACTTCTTTTGGATTTCTATTAGATTTGGCGTCTCTAATAGCTGTTCCACATTGGAGAAGCTCATTCTTTCTCTTCTGCCCAATTTAACTGGTTGCGGCATTAATGTTCACCCCTTGTCTTGATCGACCCAGAAGCCATTCTGGGAAAGGTAGTTATGTTAAAGAAACTTAATGAATCTTTAATACATTTGTAATAATGGCTACTAGCGTTGGTATTACAGGGATACAGCCCTTTACACACAAATAGCGTCATGTATCAGGCGCTATTTTTCCATACTAGTCCATACTTATGGCATTGTGATATCATATCACAGGCTTTTGAGGGTGTCAAGGGGGTATTTTGAGGATTTCGGGGTTGATTTTTTTGAGCGGGGGTTTTGGGTTTTGAGGTTGTGGGTTGAGAGGTTTGTTTTGCGAGGTTTGTTTTGCGAGGTTTGTTAGAAGGGGTCGGTGAAGAGGTTGAAGCCGCTCTTCGGGCACTTGGAATGCAAAGTCCCTTGCCGCGGGGGCGCTGCGAATGAAATGAATTCGCAGTGGCGCTGCGCTAACGTAGAAATGAAGTAAAGCATAAAAAAAACCGCCCACGATGTGGACGGTGATTTTTATTACTTCATTTCTACGTTAGCGCCAGCTTCTTCAAGTTTAGCTTTGATTGCTTCAGCTTCGTCTTTGTCAACGCCTTCTTTAACAGCACTTGGAGCGCCGTCAACAAGAGCTTTCGCTTCTTTAAGGCCAAGACCTGTAAGTTCACGAACAACTTTGATAACGTTGATTTTCTTTTCACCAGCGCTAGCAAGGATTACGTCGAACTCAGTTTGCTCTTCAGCAGCAGCGCCACCAGCAACAGCACCAGCAGCAGCTACAGGAGCAGCAGCAGATACGCCGAATTCTTCTTCACAAGCTTTAACAAGCTCGTTAAGTTCTAAAACTGTCATCTCTTTGATTGATTCAATGATTTGATCTTTAGTCATGATAAATACCTCCGTTAATTTTAATAAAACAACTAATTATGCTTCTTGCTCTTTTTTCTCTGCAATGTTTGAAAGTAAGTATGCGAAG
The window above is part of the Fusibacter sp. A1 genome. Proteins encoded here:
- the rplL gene encoding 50S ribosomal protein L7/L12, translating into MTKDQIIESIKEMTVLELNELVKACEEEFGVSAAAPVAAAGAVAGGAAAEEQTEFDVILASAGEKKINVIKVVRELTGLGLKEAKALVDGAPSAVKEGVDKDEAEAIKAKLEEAGANVEMK